DNA sequence from the Corynebacterium freneyi genome:
CCGATGGCCCGCGAGGTCCTCGAGGGCTCCATGGCCTACGACGATCGCCCGACGAACGTCATCCCGGTCGTGGAAGATGACGAAGCCGAGGCGGAGGTCGCGGTCGACGACGCCGCTTCGGCCCGGGAATGGGATGCGGCCGGCGACCGCGCCTTCGACGGTTCCGCCATCGCCGACGGCACGTTCACCGGCGGTTCCGCCGCAATGGTCGATCACGTCGACGACGTGCCCGCCGCCTACCGCGAACACGACGCGGAGTACGGCGCGGAATACGAGGATGACTACGGCTCGGACCACGACTCCGGATACGTGGCCGACTACGAAGACGATTACGACTCCGGATACGACGCCGACTACGACTCCGATTCCGACTACGACCATGTCGCGGAGTACGGCGAGGAGTACGACGCCGAGCCGGAAATCGAGGACCAGCGTCGCCGCGGCTTCGTCGACTTCTCCGACCCGTCGGATGAGCCGGAATCCGTCGACCCGCAAGCCTCCGCCGCCTCCGCGACGGCCGCGGCCCCCGCGGTGAAGGAGTCCGGTGCCCCGAAGTCGACGAAGGACCGCGAGGACTACGTCGAGGACAATTCGCTGTCCATCGGCCTACTCATCGCCCAGACGATCGTCGGCCTGCTGTTCGGCGGCCTGATCTTCGCGCTGTTCCTGATGCTCTGGATGGCCCTGCCGAAGGCCGTCGTCGCGGTCATCGCCGTGGCCTTCTCCTTCGGCCTGGTCATCGGCGTCAACCTCATCCGCCGCGAGCGAGACCGGCTGACCCCGGTGCTCGCCGGCATCGTCGGCCTGGTCGTCTCCTTCGCGCCGTACGTGCTCACCATGGTCTGATCCGCGAGCGAGCGCCGACACCCCGGCAGCGCCCCTTCTTGGTTAGCCAAGGAGGGGCGCTTTTGGCACACTGGCCGACCATGACACGAATTGCTGTTATCGGCGGAGGAAAGATCGGCGGCGCCCTCATCGGCGGCCTCATCGACGGTGGCGTGGACCCCAAGTCCATCTACCTGGTGCAGCGGTCGCCCGAGCGCCGCAAGGAGCTGCGCGACCAGTACGGCATCGTCGACGCCGACGACGCCGAGCAGGCGGTGGACGGCGCGGACGTGGTGTTCCTGTGCGTGAAGCCCCACGGCATCGTCCCGTTGCTCGACGAGATCTCCGGCGTCATCGACGAGGGCGAGGGCGACACCATCGTCGCGTCCATGGCCGCCGGCATCACCCTGGAGGAGCTCGAGTCGGTCTGCGCCGTCGGCACCCCCGTCCTGCGCGTCATGCCCAACACCCCGATGCTGGTCGGCCGCGGCGTCAACGCCATCGCCCCCGGCCGCTTCGCCAACGACGACCACGTCGCCCAGGTCGAGGCGCTGCTGGAGAAGGTCGGCCACGTCGAGGTCGTCGAGGAAAAGCAGATGGACGCCGTCACCGCGGTGTCCGGCTCTGGCCCGGCGTACTTCTTCCAGTTCGTCGAAGCGATGGTCGACGCCGGCGTCACCCTGGGCCTCAAGCGCGACCAGGCCCAGCGTCTGGCCACCGCCACCGCCGCCGGCGCCGCCGAAATGATGATGGCCGAGGGCGCCGACCCCGTGTCCCTGCGCGCCGACGTGTCCTCCCCGGGCGGCACCACCGCCGCCGCGACGAGCACGTTCGAAGAGGAGGGACTGCGCCGCGCGGTCATTCGGGCCATGCGCGCGTGCCGCGACAAGTCGGCCGCCATGGGGCGCCCGGCCGGTAAGTAGTCGGGCCGGCTCGTCGTAAAGCAAAGGCGGGTAGGAAATGTGCGGCGGAACCCGGATGCGCCGCCCCCGCCCGGGTGGCGTCTTCCGGCCCGCGCCACTTCGCTTCCGGGAGAGGGTTTCCGCAGATGACGGGCGCACGGGCGGCGAGCGCGACACCGGGGACGCACCAGCAACAAACGTAACGGTTGCCCCATTCGCGCCCTTGTATCGCAATGGCACCATCGATAACGGTAAGGTCTAAGAAGCAACCGCGTGTTCACAGTCTCTGCAGGAGGGGAAGCCTGCAGCGCGCGGAATGCGCTGAAGGGAAAACGATATGACGAATGCCGAGAACGGGACGTTTCTGACGGTGGCCGAGGTCGCCGAGATCATGCGGG
Encoded proteins:
- the proC gene encoding pyrroline-5-carboxylate reductase translates to MTRIAVIGGGKIGGALIGGLIDGGVDPKSIYLVQRSPERRKELRDQYGIVDADDAEQAVDGADVVFLCVKPHGIVPLLDEISGVIDEGEGDTIVASMAAGITLEELESVCAVGTPVLRVMPNTPMLVGRGVNAIAPGRFANDDHVAQVEALLEKVGHVEVVEEKQMDAVTAVSGSGPAYFFQFVEAMVDAGVTLGLKRDQAQRLATATAAGAAEMMMAEGADPVSLRADVSSPGGTTAAATSTFEEEGLRRAVIRAMRACRDKSAAMGRPAGK